One segment of Tamlana crocina DNA contains the following:
- a CDS encoding type IX secretion system membrane protein PorP/SprF — protein sequence MKFIKTNIIVIALFSCVYSVAQQLPQFTQYMYNTISINPAYAGSREALSIVGLHRSQWVGFKGGPITQTLSIHTPLRNDRIGLGLSFMEDDLGPENFTYLYGDFSYAIPTGYNSKLAFGIKGGFTQYSLDDDFRNDVSNDDYFDYYENKWDPNIGLGVYWSSNRVYFGLSAPRILKTDKNKTKDYEALEVISYYFTGGLVLDLNKSIKFKPAFLIKATNGAPVSYDLTANFLFNEKFWFGGSYRINEYTAAIGGIVDFQVSRQLRVGYAYEKPLSEIADHTTGTHEILLIYEFKFINSKLKSPRYF from the coding sequence ATGAAATTTATTAAAACTAATATAATTGTTATTGCACTATTTAGCTGTGTTTATTCAGTGGCGCAACAGTTGCCGCAATTTACCCAGTATATGTACAATACCATCTCTATAAACCCCGCTTACGCCGGCAGTAGAGAAGCGCTTAGTATTGTTGGTTTGCACCGTAGCCAATGGGTGGGCTTTAAAGGCGGGCCAATAACCCAAACCCTATCCATACACACCCCGTTGAGAAACGACAGAATTGGCTTAGGGCTCTCGTTCATGGAAGACGACTTGGGCCCAGAAAACTTCACATATCTATATGGAGATTTTTCATATGCTATCCCAACAGGCTACAATAGCAAACTGGCCTTTGGCATAAAAGGTGGGTTTACCCAATACAGTTTGGATGACGATTTTAGAAACGATGTTTCGAATGATGATTATTTTGACTACTACGAAAACAAATGGGACCCTAACATTGGGCTTGGGGTGTACTGGAGCAGTAACCGGGTATATTTTGGCCTTTCGGCCCCCCGCATATTAAAAACCGACAAAAACAAAACCAAAGATTACGAAGCTCTGGAAGTCATCAGTTACTATTTTACCGGTGGTCTTGTATTAGATTTGAACAAAAGCATAAAATTTAAGCCAGCATTTTTAATAAAAGCCACCAATGGGGCTCCTGTTTCATACGATCTTACTGCCAACTTCCTTTTCAATGAAAAGTTCTGGTTTGGCGGATCATATAGGATTAACGAATATACCGCGGCCATTGGAGGTATTGTAGATTTTCAGGTATCGAGACAATTGCGTGTAGGTTATGCCTACGAAAAACCGCTGTCTGAAATTGCCGATCACACCACCGGAACCCACGAAATTCTCTTGATTTACGAATTCAAATTCATAAACTCAAAACTAAAATCACCAAGATATTTTTAA
- a CDS encoding OmpA family protein, whose product MNRKNCILVGIGILMSISVFSQQGKQKRADTLFNKFSFVKAAKVYTELVQNNYNRDYATRKLADCYALLRDPRNASRYYKSVVKQKNVPVEYYYKYAQSLRGMKKYDESQIWLQRFKDSGGVVDADDFSKDINFITSVFGAKQQYFLDRVRFNSKYSDFGAFEHNGKVYFASSRDEGVAIKRVYGWNEQPFLDVYVAETGSRRNVDHTAKIKGDVNSIYHDGPVTITKDGKTMYFSRNNFKDDIEVKSKGGLTNMKIYRATLVDSVWTNIEDLSINGDNFSTQHAALNKDDSKLYFASDRPGSIGGSDIWVVDIFPDGTLRNLQNLGDVVNTKGAEGFPFINNEDILFFSSDGHTGLGLLDVFASIKDEEDESKIVDVINLGIPINSNSDDFAFTMNQDGITGYFASNRRGGRGSDDIYAYHREPVLHVEGVVTDAINSNPIQGAKITLYDENDQPVADMLTDENGYYQINIDRNRDYKIVASQDQYIDDYRKFTSKNIQTELITINANLLLNPVQDVVKLAKLDLNTIYFDFDKHTIRKDAAVELDKIVSLMKNDYPEMVIRIESHTDSRGRLSYNDKLSIDRANATYEYLISKGIAPERITEHQGFGERRLTNGCEDGVNCEEEQHQKNRRTQFIVVKME is encoded by the coding sequence ATGAATCGTAAAAACTGCATATTAGTTGGTATCGGAATCTTAATGAGTATTTCGGTGTTTTCTCAACAAGGAAAACAAAAAAGAGCCGATACCCTCTTCAACAAATTTTCATTTGTAAAAGCGGCCAAAGTTTATACAGAGCTGGTTCAAAATAATTACAATAGAGATTATGCTACCAGAAAACTGGCCGATTGTTATGCGCTTTTAAGAGACCCCAGAAATGCCTCTCGATACTACAAGAGTGTGGTGAAGCAAAAAAATGTTCCGGTGGAATATTATTATAAATATGCCCAGTCGTTACGGGGTATGAAAAAATACGATGAGTCACAAATCTGGCTTCAACGGTTTAAAGACTCCGGTGGTGTTGTAGATGCCGACGATTTTTCAAAAGACATCAATTTTATTACCAGTGTATTTGGCGCCAAACAACAGTATTTTTTAGACCGCGTTCGGTTCAATTCCAAATACAGCGATTTTGGTGCTTTCGAGCATAACGGAAAAGTATATTTTGCCTCATCACGTGATGAGGGCGTGGCCATTAAACGTGTGTATGGCTGGAATGAACAGCCTTTCCTTGATGTTTACGTTGCCGAAACTGGCAGTAGACGAAATGTAGACCATACCGCCAAAATAAAAGGCGACGTTAATTCCATTTACCATGATGGGCCAGTGACTATCACCAAAGATGGTAAAACCATGTATTTTTCCCGAAATAATTTTAAGGACGATATTGAGGTGAAAAGTAAAGGAGGACTGACCAACATGAAAATCTATCGGGCCACATTAGTTGATAGCGTTTGGACCAACATTGAAGACCTATCCATAAATGGCGATAATTTTTCAACCCAACACGCTGCATTGAATAAAGACGACAGTAAACTTTATTTTGCTTCAGACCGCCCCGGTTCCATTGGCGGATCTGATATTTGGGTGGTCGATATTTTCCCAGATGGAACTCTAAGAAATTTACAAAATCTTGGCGATGTGGTAAACACCAAAGGGGCTGAAGGCTTTCCGTTTATCAACAATGAAGATATTTTATTTTTCTCTTCAGACGGACATACGGGTCTTGGATTACTTGATGTTTTCGCTAGTATTAAAGATGAGGAAGATGAATCGAAAATTGTTGATGTTATAAACCTTGGAATACCAATAAACTCCAATAGTGATGATTTTGCTTTCACGATGAATCAAGATGGTATTACTGGGTATTTTGCTTCAAACCGACGTGGTGGTCGTGGCAGTGATGATATTTATGCGTACCACCGAGAACCTGTTTTGCATGTTGAGGGCGTGGTTACCGATGCCATTAACTCCAACCCGATTCAAGGTGCAAAAATTACACTTTATGATGAAAACGACCAGCCAGTGGCAGATATGCTTACCGATGAAAATGGCTATTATCAAATCAATATAGATAGAAACAGAGACTATAAAATTGTTGCCAGTCAAGACCAATATATTGACGATTACAGAAAGTTTACATCAAAAAATATTCAAACCGAGCTTATCACGATAAATGCTAATCTGTTGCTGAACCCTGTTCAGGATGTGGTAAAACTAGCCAAATTGGATTTGAACACCATTTATTTTGATTTCGACAAACATACCATCAGAAAAGATGCCGCTGTTGAATTGGATAAAATTGTGAGCTTGATGAAAAACGATTATCCTGAAATGGTCATCCGTATTGAATCGCATACCGATTCGCGAGGAAGATTGTCTTACAATGATAAATTGTCAATCGACAGAGCCAATGCCACATACG